A part of Arachis hypogaea cultivar Tifrunner chromosome 12, arahy.Tifrunner.gnm2.J5K5, whole genome shotgun sequence genomic DNA contains:
- the LOC112727690 gene encoding G-type lectin S-receptor-like serine/threonine-protein kinase At1g11300: MGFLSHQTHTNSFLFITTLFIFCSIHLCLSSVNDTITSTTFINDNHTMTSNNTNFKLGFFSPPNSTNRYAAIWYLSDSNIIWIANRDQPVKNSSGVIKIHKDGNIVVMDGRNHIVWSTNLTFSTKNVTNISSAQLQDNGNLVLTDDNTGETVWDSFNHPADTAVPTMKIAANKFTGKKIEYVSWKSPTDPSSGDFTGSLERLAAPEVFFWYKKTQPYWRTGPWNGRVFLGAPRMLTEYLYGWRLDHDPDGTAYLTYSFANPAEFGILSLTFDGKLRLARFLNKKNYVTFEVFQNECDFYGTCGPFGNCDPSSKPICSCFEGFEPRNLEEWSKKNWTSGCVRKKEAQLQCVRLKNLNNSGNNNNSNSNGGVEVQQDGFKVFNNMKVPDFAERSDANLDKCKTNCLANCSCLAYAYDSYVGCMFWIRDLIDLQKFPYGGVDLFLRVPYSQLIATSKGRRRNKPLMIPIVAGVIGIIALAICAYIMWQKWTAKQTRTLTLKKSTVGEQKQMKLDELPLFEFEKLATATNNFHAENMLGKGGFGPVYKGHLEDGQEIAVKRLSKASGQGLEEFMNEVVVISKLQHRNLVRLLGCCVERDEQMLVYEFMPNKSLDAFLFDPQRRKVLDWKKRFNIIEGIARGILYLHRDSRLRIIHRDLKASNILLDDAMNPKISDFGLARIFREGENDEANTKRVVGTYGYMPPEYAMEGLFSEKSDVYSFGVLLLEIVSGRRNTSFYNHQQSLSLVGYAWKLWNENNIISLTDPEIMDPCFEKSILRCIHIGLLCVQELTKERPTISTVVLMLISEITHLPPPGQVAFVHKQKLHSSESSRKSHQSSSNNNVTLTELEGR; this comes from the exons ATGGGTTTTCTGAGTCATCAAACTCATACCAATTCCTTCTTGTTCATCACTACTTTATTCATATTTTGCAGCATCCATTTATGTTTGAGCTCTGTGAATGACACAATCACATCAACCACGTTCATCAATGACAATCACACAATGACCTCAAACAACACTAACTTCAAGCTCGGATTCTTCAGCCCTCCAAACTCAACAAATCGCTATGCCGCAATATGGTACCTCTCTGACTCCAACATCATATGGATAGCAAACAGAGATCAACCCGTGAAAAATTCTTCAGGGGTTATCAAGATTCACAAGGATGGCAACATCGTAGTAATGGACGGAAGAAACCATATAGTTTGGTCAACAAACCTCACATTCTCAACTAAAAATGTCACCAATATCTCAAGTGCTCAACTTCAAGATAACGGTAATCTTGTTCTTACAGATGACAACACTGGAGAAACGGTTTGGGACAGTTTCAACCACCCTGCGGACACAGCCGTGCCGACTATGAAAATCGCAGCCAACAAGTTCACAGGCAAGAAAATTGAGTATGTTTCTTGGAAATCCCCCACGGATCCTTCTTCTGGGGACTTCACCGGGAGCCTAGAGCGGTTGGCCGCTCCGGAAGTTTTCTTCTGGTACAAGAAAACTCAACCGTATTGGCGAACCGGTCCATGGAACGGCCGGGTTTTCCTTGGCGCTCCGAGGATGCTAACAGAGTATCTCTATGGTTGGCGTCTGGACCATGATCCAGACGGAACCGCTTACCTAACTTACAGTTTTGCTAATCCGGCCGAATTCGGTATTCTCTCGTTGACTTTTGATGGAAAGCTTAGGCTGGCAAGATTCTTGAACAAGAAGAATTATGTGACGTTTGAAGTTTTTCAAAATGAGTGTGATTTTTATGGCACGTGTGGGCCATTCGGAAACTGTGATCCATCTAGCAAACCGATTTGTAGCTGTTTTGAAGGGTTTGAGCCAAGGAATTTGGAAGAATGGAGTAAGAAAAATTGGACTAGTGGTTGTGTGAGGAAGAAGGAGGCACAGCTTCAGTGTGTTAGGTTGAAGAATTTGAACAATagtggtaataataataatagtaatagtaatGGTGGAGTTGAAGTGCAACAAGATGGGTTTAAGGTGTTTAATAATATGAAAGTGCCGGATTTTGCTGAGAGATCTGATGCTAATTTGGACAAGTGCAAAACGAATTGTTTGGCCAATTGTTCTTGTTTGGCTTATGCTTATGATTCTTATGTTGGATGCATGTTTTGGATTAGAGACTTGATTGATTTGCAGAAGTTCCCTTATGGTGGAGTTGATCTCTTCTTGCGTGTCCCTTATTCTCAACTAATTg CTACAAGTAAGGGAAGAAGACGAAACAAGCCATTAATGATTCCAATTGTTGCTGGGGTGATAGGCATAATTGCATTAGCGATTTGTGCATACATTATGTGGCAAAAATGGACTGCTAAACAAACTC GAACTCTGACTCTAAAAAAGAGTACTGTTGGGGAACAAAAACAAATGAAACTCGACGAACTACcgttatttgaatttgaaaagcttGCAACTGCTACAAACAACTTTCATGCTGAAAACATGCTTGGGAAAGGAGGTTTTGGTCCAGTATATAAG GGACATTTGGAAGACGGACAAGAAATCGCGGTGAAAAGATTATCCAAAGCGTCTGGACAAGGGTTGGAAGAATTTATGAACGAAGTAGTGGTTATATCAAAACTTCAACATCGCAATCTTGTTAGACTTCTTGGTTGTTGTGTCGAACGCGACGAACAAATGTTGGTGTACGAGTTCATGCCAAACAAAAGTTTGGATGCTTTTCTCTTTG ATCCGCAGCGAAGAAAAGTCTTAGATTGGAAAAAACGTTTCAACATAATTGAAGGAATAGCTCGTGGTATACTTTATCTTCACAGAGATTCAAGGCTTAGAATCATACATAGAGATCTTAAGGCAAGCAACATATTGTTGGATGATGCGATGAATCCAAAAATATCAGACTTTGGTTTAGCTAGAATTTTTAGAGAAGGTGAAAATGACGAAGCTAATACAAAGAGAGTCGTTGGAACCTA CGGCTACATGCCACCCGAATATGCAATGGAAGGACTTTTTTCAGAGAAGTCAGATGTCTACAGCTTTGGAGTTTTGTTACTAGAGATTGTTAGCGGACGAAGAAACACCAGCTTTTATAACCATCAGCAATCACTAAGCCTTGTTGGATAT GCATGGAAACTATGGAATGAAAATAACATCATATCATTAACAGATCCAGAGATTATGGATCCATGCTTTGAGAAAAGTATTTTGAGGTGCATACACATTGGACTTTTATGTGTGCAAGAATTGACAAAAGAAAGACCAACTATATCCACTGTGGTTTTGATGCTAATAAGTGAGATTACACATCTTCCTCCACCAGGACAAGTTGCATTTGTCCACAAACAAAAGCTGCACAGTTCAGAATCCTCTCGGAAAAGTCACCAATCCAGCTCAAACAACAATGTAACTCTTACTGAATTAGAAGGGAGATAA
- the LOC112727691 gene encoding B3 domain-containing protein Os04g0386900 has protein sequence MSSPGSSSTSRVSVEEQAPLPKPADPAANLSSDEIAPLSGNPFFHVVLSKSHVRRSCLMGPSKDLVDILPSAEVPTVLKCGGESWDMVYRGHAPGRKFFDGGWRKFVKANCLVEGDACVFELMANSDEKIVFEVQILRGDVPKVFFKRDRIGESEQKPIVID, from the exons ATGAGTTCTCCAGGATCATCCTCAACCTCAagag TTTCAGTAGAAGAGCAAGCCCCATTGCCAAAGCCGGCTGATCCTGCAGCAAACTTATCGAGCGATGAGATTGCACCACTTTCAGGAAATCCATTCTTTCATGTAGTTCTTTCAAAATCACATGTTCGTCGTAGTTGTCTCATG GGGCCATCAAAGGACTTAGTAGATATACTTCCATCTGCTGAGGTCCCTACTGTTCTTAAGTGTGGAGGTGAGAGCTGGGACATGGTGTATCGTGGACATGCTCCGGGTCGCAAGTTCTTCGATGGAGGCTGGAGAAAATTTGTCAAAGCTAATTGTTTGGTAGAGGGAGATGCTTGTGTTTTCGAGCTCATGGCAAACAGTGATGAGAAAATTGTCTTTGAAGTTCAAATTCTCAGAGGTGATGTCCCCAAAGTGTTTTTTAAAAGGGATAGAATTGGTGAAAGTGAACAGAAGCCAATTGTCATTGACTAG
- the LOC112730229 gene encoding uncharacterized protein produces the protein MKEFWGRLGYYPVGIVDAVGHKGGIWFLSANLKFSCKILWAMNQCVTLEIDGGGRRWIYSAVYGSPQATNRVELWSHLLDIGLCIQDPWVVVGDFNDILSVHEVKGGNYYSTRSSVFASTLDSCGLFDLTTSRRRFTWFRKIQGNREIAKRLDRACCTAEWRLLFPEAFVEVLSRSHSDHCPLLIRCQGVPIKKGNRPFRFQAAWATHPDYKAIVQKSWNSTDFGIHRKLLGV, from the coding sequence ATGAAAGAATTTTGGGGGAGATTAGGCTATTATCCTGTAGGgattgtagatgctgttggacatAAGGGAGGAATTTGGTTCCTCTctgctaatttaaaattttcttgtaaAATTCTTTGGGCTATGAATCAATGTGTAACTTTGGAAATTGATGGTGGTGGGCGAAGATGGATTTACAGTGCGGTTTATGGCAGCCCTCAAGCCACTAATAGAGTAGAATTATGGAGTCATCTGCTTGATATTGGTTTGTGCATTCAGGACCCATGGGTGGTGGTTGgggattttaatgatattttgagtGTTCATGAGGTGAAGGGGGGTAATTACTATTCGACTCGCAGTAGTGTCTTTGCAAGTACTCTAGATTCTTGTGGTCTTTTTGATCTGACAACCTCTAGAAGACGGTTTACTTGGTTCCGTAAAATTCAAGGAAACAGAGAAATTGCAAAGAGATTAGATAGAGCTTGCTGTACTGCAGAATGGCGTCTTCTTTTTCCAGAAGCTTTTGTTGAAGTTCTCAGCCGTTCCCACTCTGATCATTGTCCCCTACTTATCCGATGTCAAGGAGTTCCTATCAAGAAAGGAAACCGGCCTTTTAGATTCCAAGCGGCATGGGCAACGCATCCTGATTACAAGGCCATTGTTCAGAAATCTTGGAATAGTACAGactttggcatccataggaagttGTTGGGGGTTTAA
- the LOC140176786 gene encoding uncharacterized protein yields the protein MEADDDPILKHKEEELRAEYNLVLAQEELLWYQKSKDQWVRYGDRNTSFFHMQTIIRRKSNKVHGLLVSDGSWSDDPEVLQREVVHFFKNIFCSTEPVEVNCMGEIPMPSLSQDACDNLSKPVTMLEVKEALDNMSSFKAPRPDGFQVFFFKEYWDVVGHEASNLSIFWNGNRLDSFQPRRGLRQGDPISPYLFVLCMERLACFISKQVDEGIWDGVAVSRGGPRVSHLMFADDLLLFCKAKKNQVQNVVHILELFCKASGRMSQSFWYHAWRPCGTLAPLVPFVHISDSHLKLEDVWYHGHWRWNILCTMIPKEVKLDLILFDPIKQAGDKTGSSD from the exons ATGGAGGCTGACGATGATCCGATTTTGAAGCACAAAGAGGAAGAATTGAGAGCTGAGTATAATCTAGTTTTGGCCCAGGAAGAATTGCTTTGGTACCAGAAGTCAAAAGATCAATGGGTTCGGTATGGTGATAGAAATACTAGCTTTTTCCATATGCAAACCATCATTAGAAGAAAATCTAACAAGGTTCATGGGTTGCTGGTCAGTGATGGGTCCTGGTCTGATGATCCGGAAGTTTTGCAAAGAGAGGTcgttcattttttcaaaaatattttttgctctACTGAGCCTGTTGAGGTTAATTGCATGGGAGAAATTCCTATGCCATCTCTTAGCCAGGATGCTTGTGATAATTTGTCTAAACCAGTAACAATGTTGGAGGTTAAAGAAGCTCTGGATAATATGAGCTCGTTCAAAGCTCCTAGGCCGGatggttttcaagtttttttcttcAAGGAATATTGGGATGTGGTGGGTCATGAG GCTTCAAATCTTTCCATCTTttggaatgggaatagattggacAGCTTCCAACCTCGCAGAGGGCTCAGGCAAGGAGATCCAATttctccttatttatttgttttgtgcaTGGAGAGATTGGCGTGCTTCATTTCCAAACAAGTTGACGAGGGTATTTGGGATGGTGTGGCTGTTTCTAGAGGAGGACCTAGAGTTTCTcacttgatgtttgcagatgacctcctccttttttgtaaAGCGAAGAAAAATCAAGTTCAGAATGTTGTGCACATCTTGGAGTTGTTCTGCAAAGCTTCAG GCAGGATGTCTCAATCCTTTTGGTATCATGCTTGGCGACCATGTGGAACACTAGCTCCTTTGGTTCCTTTTGTGCACATCTCTGATTCTCACTTGAAGCTAGAAGATGTCTGGTACCATGGACATTGGCGGTGGAATATTCTTTGCACAATGATTCCGAAAGAAGTTAAACTTGATTTGATACTCTTTGATCCTATCAAGCAGGCAGGAGATAAAAcag GTTCTAGTGATTAA
- the LOC112727692 gene encoding zinc finger CCCH domain-containing protein 5 produces MASNEILTSAATNPEVLTEAAKIKENKGEEEEKKEMSRKEKRKALKKMKRKQIRKEIAVMEREEEEARINDPDEQRRMQLLEQQEAERMESDRKLFEERERAWMELQQRIQQQQEQQQQQIDLLEESQSARNDNGSDNDDDQWEYVEEGPPEIIWQGNEIILKRNKVRVRVSNKETKQNQHADDADRPTSNPLPPESHSNTFAQQVLENVAQQVPNFGTEQDKAHCPFHLKTGACRFGQRCSRVHFYPDKSCTLLMKNMYNGPGLAWEQDEGLEYTDEEVERCFEEFYDDVHTEFQKFGEIVNFKVCKNGAFHLRGNVYVQYKHLDSALLAYNTVNGRYFAGKQVSCNFVSLTRWKVAICGEYMKSGYKTCSHGTACNFIHCFRNPGGDYEWADSDRPPPKYWVKKMIALFGYSDDYEALGERENLSLQKNTGEMSRSDSFRYHSSRSRSRERDQLKSYSSRRKHGDERRQRTPDEGWNANSKENHKIKHKTPVSESSREWLEKDENRESHHKHYRKSSLHSDKDDSRRSHDEDFDTDLAITGKDDEVEHGKERRHCKKGKRDRRDRIYESESEHHTSRRKSSRHHSRDNRTGEAESNKDLFDQGDLEPHDSSRKNTRHRRFNHREDNKDYDSEHDEVDGDWSRRERHRRSGYREDIKDHENECDEINRGWSRWDGDGRSHHHKKKRSRHHSPDVI; encoded by the exons ATGGCTTCAAATGAGATTCTGACATCTGCTGCGACAAACCCTGAAG TTCTGACTGAAGCGGCaaagataaaggagaataagggagaagaagaagaaaagaaggagatgAGTCGGAAGGAGAAGCGGAAGGCATTAAAGAAAATGAAACGGAAGCAAATCAGGAAGGAGATTGCAGTTATGGAGCGGGAAGAGGAGGAGGCTCGCATCAACGATCCCGACGAGCAGAGGAGGATGCAACTCCTGGAGCAGCAGGAGGCTGAGAGAATGGAGAGTGACAGGAAGCTTTTCGAGGAAAGAGAGAGGGCTTGGATGGAGTTACAGCAGAGGATCCAGCAGCAGCAGGAGCAACAACAGCAACAGATAGACCTTCTTGAAGAATCACAGTCGGCACGCAATGATAATGGTAGTGACAATGATGATGATCAATGGGAGTATGTGGAGGAAGGGCCTCCTGAGATTATCTGGCAAGGAAATGAGATTATCCTCAAGAGGAACAAAGTGAGGGTTAGGGTTTCAAAtaaggaaacaaaacaaaatcag CATGCTGATGATGCTGATAGACCTACCTCAAATCCTTTACCCCCAGAATCTCACTCAAATACATTCGCTCAGCAGGTGCTGGAGAATGTTGCTCAACAAGTACCCAATTTCGGAACAGAACAG GACAAAGCTCATTGCCCTTTTCATTTAAAAACTGGAGCATGCCGATTTGGTCAACGTTGTAGCAGAGTCCACTTTTACCCTGATAAATCCTGCACCCTTCTGATGAAAAACATGTACAATGGTCCTGGCCTGGCTTGGGAGCAAGATGAAGGCCTTGAG TACACGGATGAGGAGGTTGAACGCTGTTTTGAAGAATTTTATGATGATGTTCATACGGAGTTCCAGAAATTTGGAGAAATTGTGAACTTCAAG GTGTGTAAAAATGGTGCATTTCACTTGCGAGGAAATGTCTACGTTCAGTATAAACATTTGGACTCTGCTCTGCTTGCTTACAACACTGTTAATGGGCGCTACTTTGCTGGGAAACAG GTAAGTTGTAACTTTGTTAGTTTGACAAGATGGAAGGTTGCCATATGTGGCGAGTATATGAAGTCAGGTTACAAG ACTTGTTCTCATGGAACAGCGTGCAATTTTATACACTGTTTCCGAAATCCTGGTGGAGACTATGAATGGGCTGATTCTGATAGACCGCCCCCAAAATATTGGGTGAAAAAGATGATAGCATTATTTGGTTATTCTGATGATTATGAGGCTTTAGGGGAGCGAGAAAATTTGAGTTTGCAAAAGAATACCGGGGAGATGTCAAGATCAGATTCTTTCAG gtaccactcAAGTAGATCAAGATCTAGGGAGAGGGATCAGTTGAAAAGTTATTCTAGCAGAAGAAAACATGGAGACGAACGAAGGCAAAGAACTCCCGATGAGGGATGGAATGCCAATTCAAAAGAGAATCATAAAATTAAGCACAAAACTCCGGTTTCCGAATCCAGTAGGGAATGGctagaaaaagatgaaaataggGAAAGTCACCATAAACATTACAGAAAAAGCTCGTTACATAGTGACAAGGATGACAGTCGCAGAAGCCATGATGAGGATTTTGATACAGATTTGGCTATAACTGGTAAGGACGATGAAGTAGAACATGGAAAAGAACGACGACACTGTAAGAAAGGGAAGAGAGATAGAAGGGATCGGATTTATGAGTCCGAATCAGAGCACCATACCAGTAGAAGGAAAAGTTCACGGCATCACAGTAGGGACAATAGAACCGGTGAAGCTGAATCTAATAAAGATTTGTTTGATCAAGGAGACTTGGAACCTCATGATAGCTCTAGGAAAAACACGAGACACAGGAGGTTTAACCATCGAGAAGACAACAAAGACTATGATAGTGAACATGATGAAGTTGATGGAGATTGGTCACGGAGAGAGAGACACAGAAGATCTGGCTATCGAGAAGACATTAAAGACCATGAAAATGAATGTGATGAAATCAATAGAGGTTGGTCACGGTGGGATGGGGACGGAAGATCGCATCATCATAAAAAGAAGCGCTCAAGACACCACTCACCAGATGTCATCTAA